GAATGCATCCAAATGGCATGTCTCGAAGAACAGTGCTGCCATATCCACGAAATAATGTTCGTAATTTTAAACGAGCCACATCAGCTAAAAGTGCTTGTCTTCTTTGTTTAAGTACTTCCACTGGTACTCGTATTAAACAAGCAAcctacaatataaataatatgtttatataattccttatttatagataatatttaatgcaatgatattagatataaattgaaatcttttattttttatgataaattatcAAGAGGATGCaactttatatgtatatcataattaAGACAACGTTACAagcaaatatttgtttatgatTCTATtctgataattatatttttatattttatttatttatatggataaataaattttttatacatagaatttttctataattgtACTATATTTATGTACTATATTggtgtaaaaatttttaaataatcctgTTACCATTTCACCCAGTGATGCAGCACCCATATGTATAAATGCATGATATTGAGGTAATATTTGTGGttgtaaaaattcttttaatccctcataagtgataaaaaataaagcagctagttaaaacaaattattatatataatggcAATCAATTTAtactctattttttatttgtatataaaatctacCTGCTGGAGCAGAACCCATCATTACAGGTCCTATACCATGATACAATTGTTTGTAACCACCGGATTTCAAGAATCCATGTTGACTCTGTAAACGTGTTTTCAGAGTATCCAAtgggaaaaatataatatcacaaATAATTCCTGCAGCAGCACCTgactagtaataataaattattaaaaattgataattgacagatatatatttcaaaataagaaaaatatattatatatatatgtatatatatatatatatatatatatatatatatatatatatataaatgtatagttttttctatttatagattttttctgcaaaaaaaattgtgcaagttatttatatttaatgtaatataatacatatatatattaataacaaaataagaatatttggTTTATTATTTTGCGTATCATATTTTCGACgatttataacaataaaatctaaaatttaatttaaaatatataacattttgtaATTGTATACTTACGATAATAGACGtggaaaataaatgttttgcATTTGTAATGTCACTCGATTTTGCTTCTTCAGTAAACATTCCACTACgttaaatactttttgttGGTATTTGAATATATCCAAATTCAGATTCTATTACACTATTTTAAAGAGTCACTGTATCGAAGTTTTAAAAAAGTTATcagaattagaattaaaaattgtaaatgcaTTAACATGATCGCATTGCAGTAAGAAATTGAATAGTAGgaagttattttctttcggtcGAACTTCTTTCTTGAATGCTCTACttcataatgaaatatatatatttacgcgCAGAAATAAATACTtgattgtaatttaaaaaaatgattgttatttaatattgaactcaccaatatttttatatcttttttctgttatataaagaatgaaaaaaagtataaacaaTGAAGTCACGTGTGCCACTACTCTATTGCAGCTACTTGGATCAATCGATTGTCGTCTGCTACTGACAATCGGTTCTCTGCAAACTAACCTCAAAGTCTCAGTAGCAGGTTTGCATCAGAGAgaaatttatctattaatCTATAATAGATTATGAAAATCTATTGtctttattacaatatttttaccaGCGTGTGTATGTTAGATGCAAAATTACTAgattaaaataagatataggGAAATTTGACAATTGCGTCATGAAATACATTAGATTCAAGTGTAATCGTTGATGTTTGGTTATCATGTCagtaatatttatctatttcttatgTCAAAGAAAGTATGCGCAAAGAATTATTATGGAAATACGATTTCACTTATGTTTTAGATATTCTACAAATCCTACGTAATATATTGTCAACATCAATGTTTATGGCGGGAATCTCGAAATGTTGAATGTTTctaattagatataaatatgtcGCAATCGATCTTAAAGAGCAGCTTAGAAAATGCTTCATTCAACATCATATTTCaggtattatatatcaatatattttctttaaaacgatttgttaattttctatgctttatttatttattgcattATCTATTATGCCACtatgttttttatatgtatataaaaatttttacagataATATGTCGCTGTGTTACATTTGTTCTAAATGCTTTTGTGGTACGTCATGTTGGACAAGCAATTTTGGGTGTAATCAATGTGAGATTACTACTTTTAGAATCTATGATATTATTCTTATCTCGTGAACCATTTATGAAGGCATGTTTAACCAATACATCTGAACATAACTGGGCTCAAGTTGTAAATCTACTTTGGATAACGTTAGTGTTCTGTATAATTACTTGCagagattaatttattaattatattgtttatttatgattactaataaaattatattatatatttaaagcattaattatatttttcagagTACCAATTTGCATTGTAATGTCTTCACTGTTTGGATATATTTggctcttttttttatcaacttcTGAAAGTTTACCTCCTTACTATACATTTGCAGTATGGGCAGTGGCATTATCTTGTATCATAGAATTATCATCTCTAATTGTACAATTAGTTGCCAATGCATTCCTTTTTGTTAAACTTaaagtaaacaaatttatctttatactattatattttaattattgttatgtggtaaatacataatataattttgttttcaggTTGTGCTAGACACAATCATGATTACTATCCGTACTTTAACGTTTGTACCATTAATACTTTACTATCCAGAAAATGCGTTATTTGCTTTTGGCATAGCACAATTAGTTGCagcaatattttatacgactAGTTATTAtgcatattttcattattacattaatagTATAACTAAgttcaaacaaaaaagaagaatatccTTGAAGGATATGAATGATGAATATATTTCAACAGAGTTTCCATTTCGAACAATAAAGGATTTTTTGCCTGGTCAATTAGAAAATagtgtatgtattttttttaaggt
This genomic stretch from Vespula vulgaris chromosome 21, iyVesVulg1.1, whole genome shotgun sequence harbors:
- the LOC127071202 gene encoding S-adenosylmethionine mitochondrial carrier protein-like isoform X2, which codes for MFTEEAKSSDITNAKHLFSTSIISGAAAGIICDIIFFPLDTLKTRLQSQHGFLKSGGYKQLYHGIGPVMMGSAPAAALFFITYEGLKEFLQPQILPQYHAFIHMGAASLGEMVACLIRVPVEVLKQRRQALLADVARLKLRTLFRGYGSTVLRDMPFGCIQMPLWEYFKVCWKQHVHHECTPLEGAYCGAASVAVSAAITTPLDVAKTRIMLSSTTADKKEVKISTMLKEVYRDNGPKGLFAGFLPRVGGFTISGFVFFGIYEQSREICASIFPYTSNQKNKT